The following are from one region of the Deinococcus aerophilus genome:
- a CDS encoding glycogen synthase, giving the protein MRVVHVASEVFPFSRSGGLGDVLGVLPEVLAAQETETTVVSPWYGSLAGQPEELWRGSLPELTGGPAPIPELRLGQIVQGGVRYLFLGLPEFDRPGLYFEDDVYRFCMFGRAVLPALRHLDALPDVLHGHDWQAGLVVAHANLAGIKTVFSIHNLQYQGRWNMEEGSHWTGLPEWTLGPDALEFHGDLNLMKAGLTFADAVTTVSPTYAREITTPEYGEGLQGLLVRLTREGRLSGILNGLDQERWDPRTDPDVPAYGDPAGKAAATAVLRAEFGLDDAPILATVSRLADQKGIDLLIEALPTLIQDWNVVVLGGGDPLLSAALSGWAQHPRVAFAQGLNEPLAHRIYAGADAFAMPSRFEPCGLSQMISMRYGTLPVVRLTGGLVDTVPADIGFRFANATPEALAQACAEARAEFDRPEAWRARMERGMALDFSWQGPARQYLALYRKLGP; this is encoded by the coding sequence GGTTGTCTCTCCGTGGTACGGCTCGCTCGCCGGCCAGCCCGAGGAGCTGTGGCGCGGTTCGCTGCCGGAGCTGACCGGCGGCCCGGCCCCCATCCCCGAACTCCGGCTCGGGCAGATTGTGCAGGGGGGCGTGCGCTACCTGTTTCTCGGACTGCCGGAGTTCGACCGGCCGGGGCTGTATTTCGAGGATGACGTGTACCGCTTTTGCATGTTCGGGCGCGCGGTGCTGCCGGCGCTGCGGCATCTGGACGCGCTGCCCGACGTGCTGCACGGCCACGACTGGCAGGCCGGTCTGGTGGTTGCGCACGCGAATCTGGCGGGCATCAAGACCGTCTTCTCGATTCACAACCTGCAATACCAGGGCCGCTGGAACATGGAGGAGGGCTCACACTGGACCGGCCTGCCCGAATGGACCCTCGGGCCGGACGCGCTGGAATTCCACGGCGACCTCAACCTGATGAAGGCCGGGTTGACCTTCGCCGACGCGGTGACCACCGTCAGCCCCACCTACGCGCGTGAGATCACCACCCCCGAATACGGCGAGGGCCTGCAGGGCCTGCTCGTCCGTCTGACGCGCGAGGGAAGGCTGAGCGGCATCCTCAACGGGCTGGACCAGGAGCGCTGGGACCCGCGCACCGATCCGGACGTGCCCGCCTACGGCGATCCGGCCGGCAAGGCGGCGGCGACCGCCGTTCTGCGCGCCGAGTTCGGGCTGGACGACGCGCCCATCCTGGCGACGGTCAGCCGGCTGGCCGACCAGAAGGGCATTGACCTGCTGATCGAGGCGCTGCCCACGCTGATTCAGGACTGGAATGTGGTTGTGCTGGGCGGCGGCGACCCGTTGCTGAGCGCCGCGCTCTCGGGCTGGGCGCAGCATCCGCGCGTGGCCTTCGCGCAGGGGCTGAACGAACCGCTGGCCCACCGCATCTATGCCGGTGCCGACGCCTTTGCCATGCCCAGCCGCTTCGAGCCGTGCGGCCTGTCCCAAATGATCTCCATGCGCTACGGCACCCTGCCGGTGGTCCGGCTCACCGGCGGGCTGGTGGACACCGTGCCTGCCGACATCGGCTTCCGCTTCGCCAACGCCACGCCGGAAGCTTTAGCGCAAGCCTGCGCCGAGGCCCGCGCCGAATTTGACCGCCCGGAGGCGTGGCGGGCACGGATGGAGCGCGGCATGGCCCTGGACTTCAGCTGGCAGGGCCCGGCGCGGCAGTACCTCGCCCTGTACCGCAAGCTGGGCCCGTGA
- a CDS encoding RNA methyltransferase codes for MTLAVVLVSPKTPGNIGSAARAMLNMGAHDLRLVAPRCDHLDSGAVAMAVHAADLLRGAKIYPTLREALADRDLSVGTSARVRADLPTPQHPAQLRSLVRAATAPALVFGPEESGLNNADLEQCQVTVRIPTGDYASLNLAQAVLLVCYEFLQGQEEPAERVRKTATRQEMEAMYGHLHDTMQLIGYTDAVRARHTLRLWRALLDRALMSSAESRLFRGLLRQVQWKVQDAAQRGTAEPRPPVGEGGAAETGDTPEDAR; via the coding sequence GTGACCCTGGCTGTTGTTCTCGTTTCTCCCAAAACCCCCGGCAACATCGGTTCGGCCGCCCGCGCCATGCTGAACATGGGGGCGCACGACCTGCGGCTGGTGGCCCCCCGCTGCGACCATCTGGATTCTGGCGCGGTGGCCATGGCTGTCCACGCCGCCGATCTGCTGCGCGGCGCGAAGATTTACCCCACGCTGCGCGAGGCCCTGGCTGACCGCGACCTGAGCGTGGGAACCAGCGCCCGCGTGCGCGCCGACCTGCCCACTCCGCAGCATCCGGCGCAGTTGCGGTCCCTGGTGCGTGCCGCCACGGCCCCGGCGCTGGTCTTCGGGCCGGAAGAATCTGGCCTGAACAACGCCGATCTGGAGCAGTGTCAGGTCACGGTGCGGATTCCCACCGGCGATTACGCCAGCCTGAATCTGGCCCAGGCGGTGCTGCTCGTGTGTTACGAGTTTCTGCAGGGTCAGGAGGAGCCTGCCGAGCGCGTCCGCAAGACGGCCACCCGTCAGGAGATGGAAGCGATGTACGGCCACCTGCACGACACCATGCAGTTGATCGGATATACCGACGCCGTGCGTGCCCGGCATACCCTGCGGCTGTGGCGCGCGCTGCTGGACCGCGCCCTGATGAGCAGCGCCGAGAGCCGGCTGTTCCGGGGCCTGCTGAGGCAGGTGCAGTGGAAGGTCCAGGACGCCGCGCAGCGGGGCACGGCGGAGCCGAGGCCGCCCGTGGGAGAGGGCGGAGCTGCAGAGACAGGGGACACGCCGGAGGACGCCCGCTGA
- a CDS encoding GAF domain-containing sensor histidine kinase, with protein sequence MTDAPAPRKPLSGPPAAPPRAPLSDRVRVVRNTLPPLIVLVVGAVELLISLLGDPSRELWAHLLFYGLVGPAVTFFSVEWIAEGTRARERAERELRDLYGQLSASHGRLQAVQELMRDLTDAADLGAVLEVAARGAVRVTGATHATLTVPGGLSGSARGETLLSAPSAALHPLKVAIPGGGALLLHFETPPTADTTALTQALAAEVATGVEAARQRTLDLMTLYSVDQSIRAERNMRRLLARVTGTMAGRVGAEARAAYLSDEDGVLRLEYAQDRRGETGGGVAPAFAVRVAGGTGPLIAGGAEACEVFPEARSVLGLPMRDEEGLVGVLMLGDPREDAFGDTRVSLLALMAGQATLAVRNARAYLYSEELAISDERARIAREIHDGVAQSLAFAALKLDVVARKLHSDPAQAETDVRAATTLLREQIREVRRSIFALRPIDLERYGLLETVRRYVLDFAEQNGLKSTLDVTGEVHLSPGDEAVVFRILQESLNNVAKHARAGEVGVTMHGGASQVTLRVRDDGAGFDLEAVTGRVSSAGGLGLAQMRERLQARGGQYRILSSPGHGTVIEAELPQA encoded by the coding sequence ATGACGGACGCCCCCGCGCCCCGCAAGCCGCTGAGCGGTCCCCCCGCCGCACCACCGCGCGCTCCGCTCTCGGACCGGGTGCGGGTGGTGCGCAACACCCTGCCGCCCCTGATCGTGCTGGTGGTGGGGGCGGTCGAACTGCTGATCTCTTTGCTGGGAGACCCCTCGCGCGAGCTGTGGGCGCACCTGCTGTTCTACGGGCTGGTGGGGCCGGCGGTGACCTTCTTCAGCGTGGAGTGGATTGCCGAAGGCACCCGCGCCCGCGAGCGGGCCGAGCGTGAGCTGCGCGACCTGTACGGCCAGCTCAGCGCCTCGCACGGCCGCCTGCAGGCGGTGCAGGAGCTGATGCGCGACCTGACCGACGCCGCCGATCTGGGAGCGGTGCTGGAAGTCGCGGCGCGCGGGGCCGTGCGCGTGACCGGGGCGACCCACGCCACCCTGACCGTGCCGGGCGGGCTCAGCGGCAGCGCACGGGGGGAGACCCTGCTCTCGGCCCCCAGCGCCGCGCTGCATCCGCTCAAGGTGGCCATTCCCGGCGGCGGCGCGCTGCTGCTGCATTTCGAGACCCCGCCCACCGCCGACACCACGGCGCTGACCCAGGCGCTGGCCGCCGAGGTCGCCACCGGGGTGGAGGCCGCCCGCCAGCGCACCCTGGACCTGATGACGCTCTACAGCGTGGACCAGAGCATCCGCGCCGAGCGCAACATGCGCCGCCTGCTCGCGCGCGTGACCGGCACCATGGCGGGCCGGGTGGGTGCCGAGGCCCGCGCGGCCTACCTCAGCGATGAGGACGGCGTGCTGCGTCTGGAGTACGCCCAGGACCGCCGCGGCGAGACGGGCGGGGGAGTGGCCCCGGCCTTCGCCGTGCGGGTGGCCGGCGGCACGGGACCGCTGATCGCGGGCGGAGCGGAGGCCTGTGAGGTCTTTCCCGAGGCCCGCAGCGTGCTGGGGCTGCCCATGCGCGACGAGGAGGGACTGGTGGGCGTGCTGATGCTGGGCGACCCGCGCGAGGACGCCTTTGGGGATACCCGCGTGTCCCTGCTGGCCCTGATGGCCGGGCAGGCGACCCTGGCGGTCCGCAACGCCCGCGCCTACCTGTACTCCGAGGAACTCGCCATCAGCGACGAGCGCGCCCGGATCGCCCGCGAGATTCACGACGGCGTGGCGCAGTCGCTGGCCTTCGCCGCCCTGAAGCTGGATGTGGTGGCCCGCAAGCTCCACAGCGACCCCGCCCAGGCCGAAACCGATGTGCGCGCGGCCACCACGCTGCTGCGCGAGCAGATCCGCGAGGTCCGCCGCAGCATCTTTGCGTTGCGGCCCATTGATCTGGAGCGCTACGGCCTGCTGGAGACGGTGCGCCGCTACGTGCTGGATTTCGCCGAGCAGAACGGCCTGAAAAGCACCCTGGACGTGACCGGCGAGGTGCATCTCTCGCCCGGGGACGAGGCGGTGGTCTTCCGCATCCTGCAGGAGAGCCTGAACAACGTCGCCAAACACGCCCGCGCGGGCGAGGTGGGCGTGACCATGCACGGCGGCGCAAGTCAGGTGACCCTGCGCGTGCGCGACGACGGCGCGGGCTTTGATCTGGAGGCCGTCACCGGGCGCGTCAGCAGCGCGGGCGGCCTGGGCCTGGCCCAGATGCGCGAGCGCCTGCAGGCGCGCGGCGGCCAGTACCGCATCCTGAGCAGTCCCGGCCACGGCACGGTCATCGAGGCGGAACTGCCCCAGGCCTGA
- a CDS encoding GNAT family N-acetyltransferase, with product MAPLPSPHAPPSPAPELQWREASAADFPRLAAFLSAAHPESPVGVGDLQRRASEREPGEPHRLQMALRGDDIVGLAETGVPRLDGHSGWLEITLRTRPTGGSGPLAQELLALAEAHAQELGARTLISRVREDWWEHAFLLTHGYAEHDRMWTSTLDLRTLDFARFVPQQARTTAAGVQVVSLAALGTFDEAQQRRFYGLVAALLADVPSATPVSVWPFEVWQRRAGQRMQPEGVFLAVAPDGAWVGLSELYRPSATHPDTLHNGLTGVLPPWRGLGLAYTLKLAAARAALQRGFTHSRTGNHSVNRPMLAVNERLGFVRGPALVTLRREVR from the coding sequence ATGGCACCCCTCCCCTCTCCCCACGCCCCGCCGTCCCCCGCCCCTGAGCTGCAGTGGCGCGAGGCCAGCGCCGCCGATTTTCCCCGCCTGGCCGCGTTCCTGAGCGCTGCCCACCCCGAGTCTCCGGTCGGCGTGGGCGACCTGCAGCGGCGGGCCTCAGAGCGGGAGCCGGGGGAACCCCACCGCCTGCAGATGGCGCTGCGCGGCGACGACATCGTCGGCCTCGCAGAAACCGGCGTACCCCGGCTGGACGGGCATTCCGGCTGGCTGGAGATCACGCTGCGGACCCGGCCTACTGGGGGGAGCGGTCCCCTGGCGCAGGAGCTGCTTGCGCTGGCCGAGGCCCATGCCCAGGAACTCGGCGCGCGGACGCTGATCTCCAGGGTACGCGAGGACTGGTGGGAACATGCCTTTCTGCTCACCCACGGGTACGCCGAACACGACCGCATGTGGACCAGCACGCTGGACCTGCGAACCCTGGACTTTGCCCGCTTCGTCCCCCAGCAGGCGAGGACCACGGCGGCCGGGGTGCAGGTGGTGTCCCTGGCAGCCCTGGGCACCTTTGATGAGGCCCAACAGCGCCGCTTCTACGGGTTGGTGGCCGCCCTGCTCGCCGACGTGCCCAGCGCCACCCCGGTCAGCGTGTGGCCCTTCGAGGTCTGGCAGCGCCGCGCGGGCCAGCGGATGCAGCCTGAGGGGGTGTTCCTCGCCGTGGCCCCGGACGGAGCGTGGGTGGGCCTGAGCGAGCTGTACCGGCCCAGCGCCACGCACCCGGACACCCTGCACAACGGCCTGACCGGGGTGTTGCCCCCGTGGCGTGGGCTGGGCCTCGCCTACACCCTCAAGCTGGCCGCCGCCCGCGCCGCGCTGCAGCGGGGCTTTACCCACTCGCGCACCGGCAACCACAGCGTCAACCGGCCCATGCTCGCGGTGAACGAGCGCCTGGGCTTCGTGCGCGGGCCGGCGCTGGTCACCCTGCGGCGTGAGGTGCGCTGA